Proteins from one Calditrichota bacterium genomic window:
- the menE gene encoding o-succinylbenzoate--CoA ligase — translation MNTHFSLEKHIEEISSNVFIKSGKDTFSFEKFYEAINHFSFFLKKSGVKKGDLILINDISAKSLPSILFSIWLNQAIAFPVNPKFPTKQIENIIKKSRAKFYISEKTIHDETIRIKHIKSTDIYETASDTKSQEILLDLENPATIILTSGSSGEPKYAVHSLANHFSNAQAVNQYFNISIKDNWLLALPVFHVAGLAIILRAFLAGATLSIPAPDESLSHALKSYKPSHISLVPTQLSWLLENEKDIEILKQCKVIFLGGSAIPQSLISKSLKYGLNLFTSYGLTEMSSTVAIKQIKDGHTGGATVLPIHDIKIGDENEILLKGKCLFSGYWANGKIENKLNDKNWFSSKDLGRLDKMNRLTVLGRKDNMFISGGENIFPEEIEKYILQMEGIDQAIVVPVENKTFGFRPIAFINPYSKEIIENIKARLSKKLPSFKIPDVFHPWPKNFKNEFKTIRGHFIKLAANL, via the coding sequence ATGAACACGCATTTTAGCCTTGAAAAACATATTGAAGAAATTTCCTCCAATGTTTTCATAAAATCAGGAAAGGATACGTTTTCTTTTGAAAAGTTTTATGAAGCCATAAATCATTTTTCATTTTTTTTAAAAAAGTCCGGTGTAAAAAAAGGCGATCTTATACTGATAAACGACATTTCGGCAAAATCGCTTCCTTCAATTCTATTTTCTATTTGGCTAAACCAAGCAATCGCATTTCCGGTCAACCCCAAATTTCCAACGAAACAAATTGAAAACATCATAAAAAAAAGCCGAGCTAAATTTTATATCTCAGAAAAAACTATCCATGACGAAACCATCCGCATTAAACATATTAAAAGTACCGATATTTATGAGACAGCCTCCGATACAAAATCTCAAGAAATTCTTTTAGATTTAGAAAATCCTGCCACAATAATTTTAACTTCCGGCAGTAGTGGCGAACCAAAATACGCTGTCCATTCATTAGCTAATCATTTTTCTAACGCGCAGGCCGTAAACCAATATTTCAATATTTCAATCAAGGATAACTGGTTACTTGCACTCCCGGTTTTTCATGTTGCAGGGCTAGCAATTATTCTTCGCGCTTTCCTGGCTGGTGCAACTTTATCAATCCCAGCTCCAGACGAAAGTTTAAGCCATGCTTTAAAAAGTTATAAACCTTCTCATATTTCCCTTGTGCCAACCCAGCTTAGTTGGCTTTTGGAAAATGAAAAAGATATTGAAATCTTGAAACAATGTAAGGTTATCTTTCTGGGCGGTAGTGCCATTCCTCAATCGCTTATAAGCAAATCTTTAAAATATGGTTTAAATCTTTTTACCAGTTATGGCTTAACTGAAATGAGTTCAACCGTAGCAATTAAACAAATTAAAGATGGCCACACTGGCGGGGCAACGGTTCTTCCAATCCATGACATTAAAATTGGCGATGAAAATGAAATCTTGCTAAAAGGAAAATGTTTGTTCTCTGGATATTGGGCCAATGGAAAAATAGAAAACAAACTCAATGACAAGAATTGGTTTTCTTCAAAAGACTTAGGCCGTCTTGATAAAATGAATCGCTTAACCGTACTTGGAAGAAAAGACAATATGTTTATTTCCGGGGGAGAAAACATTTTTCCTGAAGAAATTGAAAAATATATTCTGCAAATGGAGGGTATTGACCAAGCTATTGTTGTCCCTGTTGAAAACAAGACTTTTGGATTTCGTCCTATCGCATTTATCAACCCATATTCAAAAGAAATCATCGAAAATATTAAAGCCCGGCTAAGTAAAAAATTACCTTCATTTAAAATTCCTGATGTCTTTCATCCCTGGCCAAAAAATTTTAAAAATGAATTCAAAACTATCCGGGGACACTTTATCAAACTTGCTGCCAATCTCTGA
- a CDS encoding TlpA family protein disulfide reductase, whose protein sequence is MKYRLTFLFLLFFFYSPIYSNTDNITIKGVVNSQKAVTLLLIKKYDISQNIQTVLDTILLDKNGTFNKTYGYDPGIYQLDFKGLTKINTALEPGQTVDFSIKQDSNMKIITNVKGSKDAEFMVQYEQYRKTSFKKWIQPFREKMKIARKKGDFELIKKLTADEVRGLSIYTEEITSFTKNNVGHSIAFFYAAIRFNPDIELPYLKKMSEWFAENRPNLFLTKEFVAKVNRFKKIEIGQKAPYFSLLSLQGNETKLSSFEGSYVLLDFWASWCLPCRTENLNYAKLYKKYKQYGFEILSVALETKKQLWEQASKKDGVVWTNTSELNGWGSKIAKEYNVSAIPANFLLDKGGKIIAKNLRGFDLQMKLEEMFD, encoded by the coding sequence ATGAAATATAGATTAACTTTTCTTTTTTTGCTTTTCTTTTTTTATTCACCAATATATTCGAACACAGATAACATTACAATCAAAGGCGTGGTAAATAGTCAAAAAGCGGTTACATTATTACTTATAAAAAAGTATGATATTAGCCAAAATATTCAAACCGTGTTAGATACAATCCTGCTTGATAAAAATGGAACCTTTAATAAAACCTATGGATACGATCCGGGAATTTATCAATTAGATTTTAAGGGTTTGACAAAAATAAATACAGCCCTTGAGCCAGGTCAAACTGTTGATTTTTCAATCAAACAAGACAGCAATATGAAAATTATAACAAACGTAAAAGGCTCCAAAGACGCAGAATTTATGGTTCAATATGAGCAATATCGAAAAACTTCTTTTAAAAAATGGATTCAACCTTTTCGGGAAAAAATGAAGATAGCACGCAAGAAAGGTGATTTTGAGTTGATAAAAAAGTTAACCGCGGATGAGGTACGTGGCCTTTCTATTTATACTGAGGAAATTACGAGCTTTACTAAAAATAATGTCGGGCACTCCATCGCCTTTTTTTATGCAGCGATCCGTTTTAATCCAGATATTGAGTTACCATATCTAAAAAAAATGTCTGAATGGTTTGCTGAAAACCGTCCCAATCTTTTTTTGACAAAAGAGTTTGTTGCAAAAGTAAATCGCTTCAAAAAAATTGAGATTGGACAAAAAGCCCCGTACTTCAGTTTGCTATCTTTGCAGGGAAATGAAACTAAACTCTCCTCTTTTGAAGGATCTTATGTTTTGCTCGATTTTTGGGCATCGTGGTGTTTACCATGCCGAACCGAAAACCTCAATTATGCAAAACTATACAAGAAGTATAAACAATATGGATTTGAAATATTAAGTGTTGCCCTGGAAACCAAAAAACAGCTTTGGGAGCAAGCCAGCAAAAAGGATGGTGTTGTCTGGACAAATACTTCTGAGCTTAACGGATGGGGAAGCAAAATCGCTAAAGAATACAATGTCAGTGCGATACCGGCAAATTTTTTACTTGATAAAGGTGGGAAAATAATTGCCAAAAACCTACGTGGGTTCGATCTGCAAATGAAGCTGGAAGAAATGTTTGACTAA
- a CDS encoding response regulator — protein sequence MKSDSRIKAIIIDDEDLAREGLNLMISEVSDIEIVAMCSNGVDAVKTINSLKPDVIFLDIKMPIVNGFDVLELLGKEAPAVIFVTAYDEFAVKAFEANALDYLLKPVNPERLRKSIEKLKKHFKTDSSAIENVISVHKKEQTNIERILVRDGSTVHVIPVEDILWLESQDDYVAIKTEKSVFLKLERLGKFEEQLNKQKFKRIHRSYIINLNCLQRIENHRFAILKNGAKLPVSRSGYSRLFETNE from the coding sequence ATGAAATCCGATTCAAGAATTAAAGCAATAATCATAGATGATGAAGACCTTGCCCGCGAAGGCTTAAATCTTATGATTAGCGAAGTATCAGATATTGAAATTGTGGCTATGTGTTCAAACGGAGTAGATGCAGTAAAAACCATTAATAGTTTGAAACCGGATGTCATATTTCTCGATATAAAAATGCCAATAGTAAATGGATTTGATGTTTTAGAACTACTGGGAAAAGAGGCTCCGGCGGTTATTTTTGTTACGGCTTATGATGAGTTTGCGGTAAAAGCATTTGAGGCAAATGCATTGGATTATTTGCTTAAACCGGTGAATCCTGAACGTCTGAGAAAAAGTATTGAGAAACTGAAGAAACATTTTAAAACAGATTCATCTGCAATTGAAAATGTGATTTCTGTTCACAAAAAAGAACAGACAAATATCGAGCGAATTCTTGTCCGTGATGGAAGTACTGTTCATGTTATACCGGTTGAAGATATTCTTTGGTTAGAATCTCAGGATGATTATGTTGCCATCAAAACAGAAAAAAGTGTTTTTTTAAAATTGGAACGTTTGGGTAAATTTGAAGAGCAATTAAATAAACAAAAGTTCAAACGTATTCACCGTTCCTATATTATTAACCTGAACTGTTTACAGCGCATAGAAAACCACCGTTTTGCAATATTAAAAAATGGTGCTAAACTCCCGGTTAGCAGATCGGGCTACAGCCGTCTTTTTGAAACTAATGAATAA
- the menC gene encoding o-succinylbenzoate synthase, giving the protein MKGSAQDHRDGLIVEIIDRNGLTGLGDAAPFPGLHKESLQDIIDEFKNIYPIFSELDSQSGSDIWQILNSLPECSPSLRFALDWAFVELKSAKTKLSPVTILGSDNISEVFINGLLTGSPAEIVESAKKLFSKNYQSIKVKVATHAIEEEINLIKELNELFGGKISLRLDANQSWKFDEAVKFGKAVKSTNIEYLEEPCSNPELFENFYRETKIPYAFDESLLQNTVNQMKNFDGLKTLILKPAVLGYLSKTRDWVNWAANQNKGIVFSSTFESGVGLRAICNLAAAYGTNGLAHGLDTFNWLKEDITIPAFSAINNSIDLSNQSFQLKRNKLKKIHEHAF; this is encoded by the coding sequence ATGAAAGGCTCTGCTCAGGATCATCGGGATGGCTTGATTGTTGAAATCATAGATAGAAACGGCTTAACCGGTCTTGGAGATGCCGCACCTTTTCCTGGATTACATAAGGAATCACTTCAGGATATTATTGATGAATTCAAAAATATTTATCCCATTTTTTCGGAATTGGATTCACAAAGTGGCTCTGATATTTGGCAAATACTAAATTCACTTCCTGAATGTTCTCCCTCTCTGCGATTTGCACTGGATTGGGCTTTCGTCGAATTGAAATCTGCGAAAACTAAACTGAGTCCTGTAACAATATTAGGTTCAGATAATATCAGTGAAGTTTTTATAAATGGATTATTGACTGGCTCGCCTGCTGAGATTGTAGAAAGTGCCAAGAAACTATTTTCAAAAAACTACCAAAGCATCAAAGTGAAAGTCGCAACACATGCAATTGAAGAAGAAATCAATCTGATTAAAGAGCTAAACGAGTTATTTGGTGGTAAGATTAGTTTACGGCTTGATGCCAATCAGTCCTGGAAGTTTGATGAAGCTGTTAAATTTGGAAAAGCTGTCAAATCTACAAATATTGAGTATCTTGAGGAGCCTTGTTCTAATCCGGAATTATTTGAAAATTTTTACCGTGAAACAAAAATTCCCTATGCTTTTGATGAATCACTTTTGCAAAATACCGTTAACCAGATGAAAAATTTTGACGGATTAAAGACACTCATATTAAAACCAGCGGTTTTGGGATATTTGTCTAAAACAAGAGACTGGGTTAATTGGGCAGCAAATCAAAACAAAGGTATTGTTTTTTCGAGTACATTTGAATCCGGCGTTGGGCTTAGAGCAATCTGCAACTTAGCTGCTGCATATGGTACAAATGGTTTAGCGCACGGGCTTGATACATTTAACTGGCTAAAAGAGGATATTACAATACCTGCTTTTTCTGCAATTAACAATTCTATTGATCTTTCAAACCAAAGCTTTCAGCTCAAAAGAAACAAATTGAAAAAAATTCATGAACACGCATTTTAG
- a CDS encoding Gfo/Idh/MocA family oxidoreductase — protein MKPVFDKIRWGIIGCGDVTEKKSGPAFQKVANSELVAVMRRDAKLARDYAQRHNVPNWYSKADELINDPQVDAVYIATPPSSHKEYTLAVAKARKPVYVEKPMAMNYAECQEMINTCETAKVPLFTALYRRGLPRFLKVKELIDSGSIGEVRAVNMALYKPASTQDIQGGKNWRVDPAIAGCGYFCDLAPHMIDLLIYFLGPIDSAQGHTANQGKLYDAEDLVSAMFEFESGVQGVGLWSFNANHHLDRVEIIGSKGCIKYSCFMDKPVLLNKNGKEKEFSIEHPIHIQQALIQTIVDELLGKGTCPSTGKTAAITQLVMDKILNTP, from the coding sequence ATGAAACCTGTTTTTGATAAAATCCGCTGGGGCATTATTGGCTGTGGCGACGTAACAGAAAAGAAAAGCGGACCCGCCTTTCAGAAAGTTGCTAACTCTGAGCTGGTGGCCGTTATGCGTCGTGATGCAAAACTTGCACGGGATTACGCTCAGCGTCATAATGTTCCTAATTGGTACAGTAAAGCCGATGAGCTTATAAACGATCCGCAAGTAGACGCGGTCTATATTGCCACACCACCTTCATCACATAAAGAATATACACTTGCAGTAGCTAAAGCCCGCAAACCGGTTTATGTGGAAAAGCCGATGGCTATGAATTATGCTGAATGCCAGGAAATGATAAACACATGTGAAACGGCAAAAGTCCCTTTATTCACGGCCTTATACAGACGTGGATTGCCGAGATTTTTAAAAGTGAAAGAACTCATTGATTCAGGCTCTATTGGGGAAGTGCGTGCTGTGAACATGGCATTATATAAACCGGCTTCAACGCAGGATATTCAAGGTGGAAAGAATTGGCGTGTTGATCCGGCCATTGCAGGCTGTGGCTATTTTTGTGATCTCGCGCCACATATGATTGATTTATTAATTTATTTTCTTGGTCCAATCGATTCGGCTCAGGGTCACACTGCCAACCAGGGAAAATTGTATGATGCCGAGGATCTGGTCAGCGCCATGTTTGAATTTGAAAGCGGGGTCCAGGGAGTTGGTCTTTGGTCATTTAATGCCAATCATCATTTAGACAGAGTTGAGATAATCGGATCTAAAGGCTGCATCAAATATTCCTGTTTTATGGACAAGCCAGTTCTTCTCAATAAAAATGGAAAAGAAAAAGAATTTTCTATTGAACATCCAATTCACATCCAGCAAGCCTTGATTCAAACAATTGTTGATGAATTACTAGGCAAAGGCACGTGTCCAAGCACCGGCAAAACTGCTGCTATAACACAGCTTGTTATGGACAAAATATTAAATACACCCTGA
- a CDS encoding aspartoacylase, producing the protein MIRVRSKALDKEISIQREIGRFGGDETGPTIIIFAGIHGNEPSGVFAINQVLSQLKESNPQFSGQLIALTGNAAALERGERYIDRDLNRIWHADFIKKIRNGGFEQDEVLPDINEQIEIYKQIDNIFKTHKPPYYFIDLHTTSADSVPFITLNDTLRNRDFALQFPLPSILGIEEFLSGTMLSFVNELGPIAIGFEAGSHDVASSIDNHISCIWLTLAFSGCMKAEQIPDYQKHFDSLHSQSKDSKKVFEIRFRHERTEEENFEMLAGFENFQPVKKGQHLAENDSGKLYAVENGRIFLPLYQKQGDDGYFIVREIKMFWLKVSAHLRRFNAERLLKVLPGINQDKKDPHTFLINTKVAHWLFIEIFHLLGFRHSVSTDNHHYFIRRKFDTEEPEIYTDEFIDSNL; encoded by the coding sequence ATGATACGGGTTAGAAGCAAAGCATTAGATAAGGAAATCAGCATTCAAAGGGAAATTGGACGCTTTGGTGGTGATGAAACAGGACCGACAATAATAATTTTTGCAGGGATTCACGGAAACGAACCTTCGGGTGTTTTCGCAATAAACCAGGTACTTTCACAGTTAAAAGAAAGCAATCCACAGTTTTCAGGACAATTGATTGCACTAACTGGAAATGCCGCAGCGCTGGAACGAGGCGAAAGATATATTGATCGAGACCTTAATCGTATCTGGCATGCCGATTTTATAAAAAAAATCCGCAACGGCGGGTTTGAGCAAGATGAAGTTTTGCCGGATATCAATGAACAAATTGAAATTTATAAGCAGATCGATAATATTTTTAAAACTCATAAACCACCTTATTATTTTATAGATTTGCATACAACCTCTGCGGACAGCGTTCCATTCATAACATTAAACGACACTTTGCGAAATCGTGATTTTGCGCTTCAATTTCCATTACCATCTATTTTGGGAATAGAGGAATTTCTATCCGGAACAATGCTCAGTTTTGTAAATGAACTTGGTCCTATTGCTATTGGATTTGAGGCTGGTAGTCACGATGTTGCTTCGTCTATTGACAATCATATTTCATGTATCTGGCTGACCCTGGCTTTTTCCGGATGTATGAAAGCAGAACAGATCCCTGATTATCAGAAACATTTTGACAGCCTGCATTCGCAATCGAAAGACAGTAAAAAAGTTTTTGAAATTCGATTTCGACACGAACGTACGGAAGAGGAAAATTTTGAAATGCTGGCCGGCTTTGAAAATTTTCAACCCGTAAAAAAAGGCCAGCATCTTGCAGAAAATGATAGTGGGAAACTTTATGCGGTTGAAAACGGCCGAATATTTTTGCCGCTGTATCAAAAGCAGGGTGATGACGGTTATTTTATCGTTCGTGAAATTAAAATGTTCTGGCTTAAGGTTTCTGCACATTTGAGAAGATTTAATGCGGAAAGACTTTTAAAAGTGTTGCCGGGTATTAACCAGGATAAAAAAGATCCACATACTTTTTTAATAAACACAAAAGTTGCCCATTGGCTGTTTATTGAAATATTCCACCTGTTGGGTTTTAGACATTCTGTTTCCACGGATAATCACCACTATTTTATTCGCCGTAAGTTTGATACCGAAGAACCCGAGATTTATACAGACGAGTTTATAGATTCAAATTTGTAA
- a CDS encoding CBS domain-containing protein has product MGETSVKHSAKLEDKNKFILNILKDIKAFEIMLEKGLFEKGIERIGAEQEMALVNENWKPAPVNREILDSLKDDHFTTELAKFNMEINLDPLEFKGNCLSSLESQLRSMMDRVDEAGDEFGARPLLTGILPTIQKSDLNFDNITPNPRYKILSDLLLEFRGGHFELHINGTDELITKHQNILFEACNTSFQVHLQVEADSFVSKYNWAQAISGPVLAAATNSPILLGKRLWRETRIALFQQSIDIRKTEKIIRDKNPRVLFGNAWVRDSIIELFQEDVARHKVIFTAPIEEDSLAMIEEGKIPKLKSLMLHNGSVYKWNRPCYGIMNGKPHLRIENRLFPSGPTVIDEIANTAFWLGLMKGMPNEFENIADKMDFDDAKTNFVKAGRMGLGAQFTWIGHEKMIPSHELICKELLPIARTGLESAKIDKKDIDTYLDIIEERVGSQKTGSQWMVDSFSTLKKDVTIDEALVATTAGLYNRQKIGKPAHTWDLAVLKEGGSWVNRYRYIGQIMSTDLFTVSDEDLVNLVTNIMDWRNFHQVPVENKKGELIGLISSDLLLHYYGTSFGSDIGNVTIGDVMIRNPVTVKPGTKTIDALKIMRQKDVKCLPVIEERKLVGIVTEFDFVKICHALFEELEGTTT; this is encoded by the coding sequence ATGGGTGAAACCTCCGTTAAGCATTCAGCAAAGCTGGAAGATAAAAATAAATTTATCCTGAATATCTTGAAAGATATAAAAGCCTTTGAAATTATGCTTGAAAAGGGGCTTTTTGAAAAAGGGATTGAGCGTATTGGCGCAGAGCAGGAAATGGCCCTGGTCAATGAAAATTGGAAACCAGCCCCTGTAAACCGCGAAATCCTGGATTCGCTCAAAGATGATCATTTCACGACTGAACTTGCCAAGTTCAATATGGAAATCAACCTTGATCCTTTGGAGTTTAAAGGAAACTGTCTTTCAAGCCTTGAGTCGCAACTGCGGTCAATGATGGACAGGGTAGATGAGGCAGGAGATGAGTTTGGCGCCCGCCCTCTTTTAACCGGCATACTGCCAACTATTCAAAAGTCTGATCTAAATTTTGATAATATCACACCCAACCCTCGCTATAAAATTTTATCAGATTTGCTGTTGGAGTTTCGTGGCGGGCATTTTGAACTTCATATAAATGGTACAGACGAACTTATAACGAAACATCAAAATATACTTTTTGAAGCGTGCAATACCAGCTTTCAGGTACATCTTCAGGTAGAAGCAGATTCATTTGTCAGCAAATATAATTGGGCCCAGGCTATTTCCGGCCCGGTGCTTGCTGCTGCAACAAATTCACCCATTTTATTGGGTAAACGTTTGTGGCGCGAAACCCGCATAGCTCTGTTTCAACAATCCATAGATATTCGCAAAACCGAAAAAATTATCCGCGACAAAAATCCGCGTGTTCTGTTTGGAAACGCTTGGGTGCGTGATTCTATAATTGAACTTTTCCAAGAAGACGTTGCCCGCCATAAAGTTATTTTTACAGCGCCAATCGAAGAAGATTCACTGGCTATGATTGAGGAAGGTAAAATCCCAAAACTAAAAAGCCTTATGTTGCATAACGGCTCCGTTTATAAATGGAACAGGCCATGTTATGGAATTATGAACGGCAAGCCGCATCTGCGTATTGAAAACAGGTTGTTCCCTTCCGGCCCGACAGTTATTGATGAAATTGCAAATACTGCATTCTGGCTTGGATTAATGAAGGGTATGCCAAACGAATTTGAGAACATTGCAGATAAAATGGATTTTGATGATGCCAAGACAAATTTTGTAAAGGCAGGAAGAATGGGGCTTGGCGCACAGTTTACCTGGATCGGACACGAAAAAATGATTCCGTCGCACGAACTAATTTGCAAAGAGCTGTTACCAATTGCTCGGACAGGATTGGAAAGTGCAAAAATTGATAAAAAGGATATTGACACCTATCTGGATATTATCGAAGAGAGAGTTGGCTCTCAGAAAACCGGCTCACAATGGATGGTGGATTCCTTTTCCACCCTAAAAAAAGATGTAACAATCGATGAAGCCCTGGTGGCAACAACAGCAGGTTTATATAATCGCCAAAAAATTGGCAAACCGGCCCACACGTGGGATCTCGCCGTTTTAAAAGAAGGGGGGAGTTGGGTGAACCGCTACAGATATATTGGACAAATTATGTCCACGGATCTTTTTACCGTCAGCGATGAAGATTTGGTCAATTTAGTGACAAACATAATGGATTGGAGAAACTTCCACCAGGTACCTGTCGAGAATAAAAAAGGTGAGCTGATAGGTTTGATTTCTTCTGATTTGTTGCTCCATTATTATGGGACAAGTTTTGGATCAGATATTGGTAATGTGACGATTGGTGATGTAATGATCCGAAATCCTGTTACGGTAAAACCGGGAACCAAAACGATTGACGCCTTAAAAATTATGCGGCAAAAAGATGTAAAATGTTTACCGGTAATTGAAGAAAGAAAACTAGTCGGAATTGTCACGGAGTTCGATTTTGTAAAAATTTGTCATGCACTATTTGAAGAACTGGAAGGAACTACAACATAA
- a CDS encoding STAS domain-containing protein: MDIIKTIEQNVAVLSISGRLMGQPETHILFEYVYQVLDEGQKLIVIDLEKVNWINSLGIGSLMKCLSWTNEQKGHLFLSGLNKKIKGIFDKTQLSKIFIIENRVGDAVKNLHKLNV, translated from the coding sequence ATGGATATCATCAAAACTATTGAACAAAATGTTGCTGTTTTATCAATTTCAGGTCGCCTGATGGGGCAGCCGGAAACACATATTTTATTTGAGTATGTCTACCAAGTTTTAGATGAAGGACAAAAGCTTATTGTAATCGATTTAGAAAAGGTGAATTGGATAAATAGTTTGGGCATAGGCTCACTTATGAAATGTTTGTCCTGGACAAATGAGCAAAAGGGACACTTGTTTTTATCGGGGCTTAATAAAAAAATAAAGGGGATTTTTGATAAGACACAATTATCAAAAATATTTATTATTGAAAACCGAGTTGGTGATGCTGTTAAAAACCTTCATAAACTGAATGTTTAA
- a CDS encoding histidine kinase has product MHPLLKSVRHLLLLVAAWLPAVAGIAYVHTFVAGASYKQAFILLTPVMVLELFVFLSIWFVCKSTPLETRNIGYFLLRHLVTLVVMNAIWVHFAMLYSEMLNVIYEATIWRTQFDSIMPVLTVIGVFIYFLSAMLSYLLLALEQARVSEQEALNNQLKASQAELRFLKATIHPHFLFNSLTALSTLTKTSADKAQQVCLQLAEFLRYSLTFSKKEFVSVSEEMDHINNYLGVEKIRLGKRLDTAFEIDDSALNETILSFSLQPLIENAIKHSIEQRLDGGTISLILKKADGHIFVNASNPVAENSQQTKGGHGLPNLKARLEKAYNNDAKILAHKGEAAFSVKLYLPLLNTEPK; this is encoded by the coding sequence ATGCATCCATTACTCAAATCTGTTAGACACCTTCTTTTGTTAGTGGCAGCCTGGTTGCCGGCAGTTGCAGGAATAGCGTATGTTCATACATTTGTAGCAGGTGCTTCGTATAAGCAAGCTTTTATTTTGCTTACTCCGGTGATGGTTTTGGAGCTATTTGTTTTTTTATCGATTTGGTTTGTCTGCAAATCAACACCCTTGGAAACAAGAAATATTGGCTACTTCCTTTTAAGACATTTAGTTACTCTAGTAGTGATGAACGCAATTTGGGTCCACTTTGCAATGTTGTATAGTGAAATGCTAAATGTTATTTATGAAGCAACCATCTGGCGTACCCAGTTTGATTCCATAATGCCTGTTTTAACAGTAATTGGGGTTTTTATCTATTTTCTTTCTGCAATGCTAAGTTACTTGCTGTTGGCTTTAGAACAGGCCAGGGTTTCTGAGCAAGAAGCTTTAAACAACCAGTTAAAAGCCAGCCAGGCAGAACTACGTTTTTTAAAAGCAACAATCCATCCTCATTTTTTGTTTAACAGCTTAACTGCTCTCAGTACTCTTACAAAAACCTCTGCAGATAAAGCGCAGCAGGTTTGTTTGCAACTGGCCGAATTTTTACGCTACAGCCTTACATTTAGTAAAAAAGAGTTTGTATCAGTCTCAGAAGAAATGGATCATATTAACAACTATCTTGGTGTTGAAAAAATCCGCCTTGGTAAGCGCTTAGACACAGCATTTGAGATTGATGACTCTGCTTTGAATGAAACCATCCTCAGTTTTAGTTTACAACCCCTTATTGAAAATGCCATCAAACACAGCATAGAACAACGTTTGGATGGCGGTACAATCTCGCTTATTTTAAAAAAAGCCGACGGCCATATTTTTGTAAATGCTTCAAATCCCGTTGCTGAAAACAGTCAGCAAACAAAAGGCGGGCATGGGTTACCAAATTTAAAGGCGCGCCTGGAAAAAGCTTATAACAACGATGCAAAAATTTTGGCCCATAAAGGCGAAGCGGCATTTTCAGTAAAGCTATATCTACCCCTTTTAAATACAGAACCCAAATGA
- a CDS encoding 1,4-dihydroxy-2-naphthoate polyprenyltransferase codes for MNNLKIWFDATRPKTLPAAAAPVIMGSAMAFHDKLFHLPSALAALIGALFIQIGTNFANDYFDFKKGADTDERLGPVRATAAGLIKPNIMKLAFIVTFALAFTIGLYLIYRGGLPVLFIGLSSILFGVLYTGGPYPLGYNGLADIFVLIFFGPVAVGGTYFVQTLEINHVVLLSGLAPGLISTAILTANNLRDINTDAKAGKRTLAVRFGIGFAQKEYFFSISIACLLPLLLVYLTNENYFSTLALLAMIPAIPGIKLVFSNTRGVALNKVLADTGKVLFLYAVIFSLGWIA; via the coding sequence ATGAATAATCTAAAAATTTGGTTTGATGCAACCAGACCCAAAACTTTACCCGCTGCAGCTGCACCGGTAATTATGGGTAGCGCGATGGCATTTCATGATAAGCTGTTTCATTTGCCTTCTGCTTTAGCTGCGCTGATTGGTGCACTTTTTATCCAGATTGGAACCAATTTTGCCAATGATTATTTCGATTTTAAAAAAGGTGCTGACACCGATGAAAGACTAGGGCCAGTGAGAGCCACAGCTGCAGGCCTTATCAAACCAAATATAATGAAGCTGGCTTTTATCGTAACTTTTGCTTTAGCGTTTACGATTGGGCTATATCTTATTTATCGTGGTGGCCTGCCGGTTCTGTTTATCGGATTGTCATCCATTTTGTTTGGCGTGCTTTATACGGGTGGTCCATATCCACTTGGTTATAATGGTCTGGCGGATATTTTTGTACTGATTTTCTTTGGGCCGGTTGCGGTTGGCGGAACCTATTTTGTCCAAACCCTGGAAATAAACCATGTCGTCCTTCTGTCAGGATTAGCGCCGGGACTTATCTCAACTGCAATTTTAACCGCTAATAATTTACGTGATATTAATACCGATGCAAAGGCCGGGAAACGTACACTTGCTGTACGCTTTGGCATTGGTTTTGCGCAAAAAGAATATTTTTTTTCCATTAGCATTGCTTGCCTTTTACCTCTGCTTCTTGTTTACCTGACAAATGAAAACTATTTTTCCACACTGGCTTTACTGGCAATGATTCCTGCTATTCCGGGTATTAAACTTGTTTTCAGCAATACACGGGGCGTTGCACTAAACAAAGTCCTTGCCGATACAGGAAAAGTGCTCTTTCTCTATGCTGTCATTTTTTCTTTGGGCTGGATTGCCTGA